One region of Candidatus Saccharibacteria bacterium genomic DNA includes:
- a CDS encoding valine--tRNA ligase, producing the protein MQLPKVYEPGEYENDIYALWEQGGVFVADPSSKKEKFSIAMPPPNETGTLSLGHALFLTLQDIMARYQRQQGKDVLWLPGTDHAALPVNAIIEKQLADEGRTKHDIGREAFLSKTRDFVEQSRGTMLGQMRAMGSSCDWSRLRYTLDDALNRCVNETFVKMYDTGIIYRGHRIVNWDPNLETNVSDDEVVYGEEKGKFYTFRYGPFEIGTARPETKFGDKYVVMHPDDERYAQYKHGDTLDVEWINGPIRATVIKDEAVDPAFGTGVMTITPWHSQVDFDMAERHGLDKEQIIDFHGKLLPIAGEFTGMDIAEARSKIVEKLKHKGLLVGIDENYVHNVAFNERGKGIIEPQVRLQWFVDVNKPAVDWKGKQRSLKEVMQSVIHDGDIEIIPKRFEKIYFHWIDNLRDWCISRQIWWGHRIPAWYRTDTDGKMETYVGLQPPTDESEGWHEWEQDPDTLDTWFSSALWTWSTLVDAELAQDLTIPFDDLLKQSQDFRAYHPTSVMETGWDILFFWVARMVLSTTFMTGEVPFRTVYLHGLIRAEDGKKMSKSRPESIIDPLDVIPKYGTDALRMALIMGVTPGNDQNWGWGKIEANRNFCNKLWNIARYTLDRVGDKTELPNPEPKTDAEHWVLSKLQHTTKIISNHLDAYRFSEAYDALYHFVWDDVADWYIEASKNEKGGEVLPFVLENILKLAHPFAPFVTETIWQVIPWTGVSVLANQPWPKGVRTHKEAATNFENVMAIVTETRELVRDLGLRKPQLYYTDVPFLAANAELIARLAGLAEVLEVSDGSGLHLTSTSYRCWLDVDASVAHAHLEKLVVRIGEELQRIASLKGRLANENYVKHAPKEIVTETKSQLADAEATLERLQVEQRRFAELG; encoded by the coding sequence ATGCAATTACCAAAAGTATACGAACCAGGAGAGTATGAGAACGATATATACGCGCTGTGGGAACAGGGCGGGGTGTTCGTGGCTGACCCATCGAGCAAAAAAGAGAAATTTTCTATCGCCATGCCGCCGCCAAACGAAACCGGCACGCTTAGCCTGGGTCACGCACTATTTTTAACCTTGCAAGACATCATGGCACGCTACCAGCGACAACAGGGCAAGGACGTGCTATGGCTACCGGGTACCGACCATGCGGCATTGCCTGTCAATGCTATCATCGAAAAGCAACTGGCCGACGAAGGCCGGACAAAACATGACATCGGTCGAGAAGCCTTCCTGAGTAAAACTCGCGATTTTGTCGAACAGAGCAGGGGAACCATGCTTGGGCAAATGCGAGCAATGGGGTCAAGTTGTGATTGGTCTAGGCTGCGCTATACACTGGACGATGCCTTGAACCGCTGCGTCAATGAAACGTTTGTGAAGATGTACGATACGGGCATTATTTACAGGGGTCATCGTATTGTAAACTGGGATCCAAATTTGGAAACAAATGTATCAGATGACGAAGTTGTTTATGGTGAAGAAAAGGGTAAGTTTTATACATTCCGGTACGGACCTTTTGAAATTGGCACGGCACGGCCAGAGACAAAATTTGGCGACAAATACGTCGTCATGCACCCAGATGACGAGCGTTACGCTCAGTACAAACACGGCGACACACTAGATGTAGAGTGGATAAACGGTCCAATTCGCGCAACAGTTATCAAAGATGAAGCGGTGGACCCAGCCTTCGGCACTGGAGTAATGACCATCACCCCATGGCATAGCCAGGTCGACTTCGACATGGCTGAGCGACATGGGCTAGACAAAGAACAAATCATCGATTTTCACGGGAAACTCCTGCCTATTGCCGGTGAGTTTACAGGCATGGATATTGCAGAAGCTCGATCAAAGATTGTCGAAAAATTAAAACACAAAGGGCTTTTGGTCGGCATAGACGAAAACTACGTGCACAATGTCGCCTTCAACGAACGAGGGAAGGGGATTATTGAGCCGCAAGTGCGCTTACAATGGTTTGTGGATGTCAATAAGCCGGCTGTCGACTGGAAAGGGAAGCAGAGGAGTCTAAAAGAAGTCATGCAGTCAGTCATACATGACGGTGACATCGAAATCATACCTAAACGGTTTGAGAAAATCTACTTCCACTGGATAGATAACCTTCGCGACTGGTGTATTAGCCGCCAAATATGGTGGGGACACCGTATACCGGCTTGGTACCGCACCGACACAGACGGAAAAATGGAGACATATGTTGGTCTTCAGCCACCCACCGACGAAAGCGAAGGCTGGCACGAGTGGGAGCAAGACCCCGATACACTCGACACCTGGTTTAGCTCAGCGCTTTGGACATGGAGCACGCTTGTTGACGCGGAACTTGCTCAAGACTTAACCATACCGTTTGATGATCTTCTCAAACAAAGCCAAGATTTTCGAGCATACCATCCGACATCTGTCATGGAAACTGGTTGGGATATCCTGTTTTTCTGGGTTGCGCGCATGGTTCTTTCTACGACATTTATGACCGGTGAGGTGCCATTCCGAACCGTTTATTTGCACGGCCTCATCCGCGCCGAAGACGGTAAAAAAATGAGCAAAAGCCGACCGGAAAGCATTATTGACCCGCTCGATGTTATTCCAAAATACGGAACTGACGCCCTGCGTATGGCACTCATTATGGGTGTGACCCCTGGAAATGACCAGAATTGGGGTTGGGGGAAAATTGAGGCCAACCGAAATTTCTGCAACAAGCTATGGAACATAGCACGCTATACGCTTGATAGAGTAGGCGACAAAACTGAACTGCCAAACCCCGAGCCTAAAACCGACGCCGAACATTGGGTGTTGAGCAAGTTACAACATACTACAAAGATAATATCGAATCATTTAGACGCGTACCGGTTTAGCGAAGCGTACGATGCGCTATACCACTTTGTGTGGGATGATGTCGCCGATTGGTACATTGAAGCTAGCAAAAACGAAAAGGGCGGGGAAGTGCTACCTTTTGTGCTCGAGAATATTCTGAAGCTGGCACACCCGTTTGCCCCGTTTGTCACAGAAACAATTTGGCAAGTTATACCCTGGACGGGCGTAAGTGTGTTGGCGAACCAGCCCTGGCCAAAGGGCGTTCGCACCCATAAAGAGGCAGCGACAAACTTTGAAAATGTAATGGCTATTGTAACCGAGACACGTGAGCTTGTGCGTGACCTAGGTTTAAGAAAACCACAGCTATACTACACGGACGTACCATTCCTGGCGGCAAATGCCGAGCTTATTGCCCGCTTGGCTGGGCTTGCAGAAGTGCTTGAGGTAAGCGACGGCTCAGGGCTTCACCTGACCAGCACATCATATCGTTGCTGGTTGGACGTCGATGCGTCAGTAGCACACGCCCACCTCGAGAAGCTTGTTGTTCGAATAGGTGAAGAGTTGCAGCGCATAGCCAGCCTAAAAGGACGACTAGCAAATGAAAACTACGTGAAACATGCACCAAAAGAAATCGTGACGGAAACCAAATCGCAGCTCGCTGACGCCGAAGCTACGCTAGAGCGGCTACAAGTTGAACAGCGCCGCTTTGCCGAGCTCGGCTGA
- a CDS encoding HAD-IA family hydrolase, with protein MDEKRLGAVVQHARRAAGFTQQSLCQRSGLSYSTLAKIERGAIKAPSVFTIQQIATTLGVTLDELLADVSNRPKKPVEKRTSVNGVQFVYFDMNGCLVRGIGKAFAKLAEESGASPDTVETFFWQHNDAVCRGEKTVDELNTALAERLGIIVDWYQYYLDAQEAMPGMNELVAWVSENYRVGILTNTMPGLIQPMLDRGLLPSANYEIIIDSSVVHAMKPEERIYQIAAEKTRLAPNQLLLIDDDRPNLVAAGGQGWNTMKFQSYQPEESIAAIYASLQPVA; from the coding sequence ATGGATGAAAAACGGTTGGGGGCAGTCGTGCAGCACGCACGACGAGCAGCGGGGTTTACACAACAAAGTTTATGCCAGCGTTCTGGTTTAAGCTACTCCACACTCGCCAAAATAGAGAGAGGGGCAATAAAAGCTCCCTCAGTATTTACCATCCAGCAAATCGCCACAACCCTTGGTGTGACGCTCGACGAACTTCTGGCTGATGTTAGCAACCGTCCTAAAAAACCAGTCGAAAAGCGAACATCTGTAAACGGCGTCCAGTTTGTCTACTTCGATATGAACGGCTGCCTGGTGCGCGGTATTGGCAAAGCATTCGCCAAACTTGCTGAAGAGAGCGGGGCGTCACCAGACACAGTAGAAACGTTTTTTTGGCAGCATAACGATGCAGTTTGTCGAGGTGAAAAAACTGTTGACGAGCTGAACACAGCACTAGCTGAGAGACTTGGAATAATAGTTGACTGGTACCAATACTACCTCGATGCCCAAGAGGCAATGCCCGGCATGAACGAGCTGGTTGCCTGGGTATCAGAAAACTACCGCGTCGGCATTTTGACAAACACCATGCCCGGGCTGATTCAACCAATGCTAGATCGTGGCTTGTTGCCCTCAGCGAATTACGAAATTATTATCGATTCTTCGGTGGTACACGCCATGAAACCGGAAGAACGAATATACCAAATTGCTGCAGAGAAAACGAGGCTTGCCCCCAACCAGCTACTTTTGATAGATGATGACCGTCCCAACTTGGTTGCAGCAGGTGGCCAGGGGTGGAACACTATGAAATTCCAATCATACCAACCGGAAGAGTCGATTGCAGCCATATACGCATCTCTTCAGCCCGTCGCCTAA